One segment of Streptomyces sp. DT2A-34 DNA contains the following:
- a CDS encoding RNaseH domain-containing protein: MVSDDRGRLFTLSFPLDDRLLGTVHVYPQGEAFAPAWRRLPRPRGKDAVQPIASLQTAARAVTGERLVFTNPDRPARTGRWAGRSVIVTPGPLDEVVVRTLMREWETRLDGHDSRNTLAALLRLDDDGPQPLSSLLHRDAMGRITGPRWAFRVAGWRLAGMLAAQPLPLDESLPALRFHLDSEGDLLAWQAPLVHERTWIDEESGKRRRIAGYAMERIHIEVEAVPGGKTLIAHLSARISRVATHYKGIRNVLLRHPVNPDIILKAPITARWEKGPDGFMQPKEVRYRGATAQIVEACGVGRLPQPPLTGLDELTEVRGVHRTGKHPIDKGAGAMFHARLEEHAARVLGQEPVVYTGTPIKISKPGGSLPPYVPAGKMAAAMATARLDTVRTVVLYESAEWHTRVMGQLARDYARPELADLPDEQPVVLAPGYELVTVRLPELVRHGSHDRSLILNSLPWFKPGAGRALVTALCETRYPSEQEKEAGVTDAKHALKGLFAERGIPSQFITMDSDPGDPYRLNTPEKVARSRALKAGLPEPDVAYKDDHAVQIGLGSLHSDSGIIDNRLAATAFHRNAKDTVLDREAVAVGLWTRYHRFDDRPGRPRKPAVLAITLVAMRIPLGEDAYWPTLMYSDRGWLPLAQARALHHAGPIGKRGHHLRDDHGGPDNVRTYVDGALAALRNQFPIIVFAEERERIWPGLCNDRLGDGAVPGQSLIAQGWDVAVVRVGNGQGTPQPSRRTGGGGKLPANPLQPVMPEKILYRHNQGAVVSWLFSGQSRQHAGGQRTGTQYTRRTLPGGQLAQMGAPFHAMTRTEYVIAHPGGWREEQLAGLAARTSEQAAMWDGRTNLPAPLHLAKSADEKHPGFVDQEGLSE, translated from the coding sequence ATGGTGAGTGACGACCGCGGCCGCCTGTTCACTCTGTCTTTCCCGCTGGATGACCGGCTGCTGGGCACGGTGCACGTCTATCCGCAGGGCGAGGCGTTCGCGCCGGCCTGGCGGCGGCTGCCCAGGCCGCGGGGCAAGGACGCCGTGCAGCCGATCGCGTCCCTGCAGACGGCGGCGCGCGCCGTGACCGGTGAGCGGCTGGTGTTCACCAACCCCGACCGGCCCGCCAGGACCGGCCGCTGGGCCGGGCGGAGTGTGATCGTCACGCCCGGGCCGCTGGACGAGGTAGTGGTGCGCACCCTGATGCGGGAGTGGGAGACGCGGCTGGACGGGCATGACAGCCGTAATACCCTCGCCGCCCTGCTGCGGCTGGACGACGACGGGCCCCAGCCGCTCAGTTCGCTGCTGCACCGCGACGCCATGGGGCGGATCACCGGTCCCCGCTGGGCGTTTCGGGTGGCCGGGTGGCGGCTGGCGGGCATGCTGGCCGCCCAGCCTCTCCCCCTCGACGAGTCGCTGCCTGCGCTGCGGTTCCACCTCGACAGTGAGGGTGACCTGCTGGCGTGGCAGGCCCCGCTGGTCCACGAGCGGACGTGGATCGACGAGGAGAGCGGCAAGCGCCGGCGCATTGCCGGCTACGCCATGGAACGCATCCATATCGAGGTCGAGGCCGTCCCGGGCGGAAAGACGCTGATCGCGCATCTGTCGGCGCGGATCTCGCGCGTCGCCACCCACTACAAGGGCATCCGCAACGTGCTGCTGCGCCATCCCGTCAACCCGGACATCATCCTCAAGGCCCCGATCACCGCCCGGTGGGAGAAGGGCCCGGACGGGTTCATGCAGCCCAAGGAGGTCCGCTACCGCGGGGCGACGGCGCAGATCGTCGAGGCCTGCGGCGTCGGCCGGCTGCCCCAGCCGCCCCTGACGGGGCTGGACGAACTGACCGAGGTGCGCGGGGTGCACCGCACGGGCAAGCACCCGATCGACAAGGGTGCCGGGGCGATGTTCCACGCCCGGCTCGAGGAACACGCCGCACGCGTCCTTGGCCAGGAGCCCGTCGTCTACACCGGCACCCCTATCAAGATCAGCAAGCCGGGCGGGAGCCTGCCGCCCTACGTGCCGGCCGGCAAGATGGCCGCCGCCATGGCCACCGCCCGCCTCGATACGGTGCGCACCGTCGTGCTGTACGAGTCGGCCGAGTGGCACACGCGGGTGATGGGGCAGCTGGCCCGCGACTACGCGCGGCCCGAACTTGCCGATCTGCCCGACGAGCAGCCGGTGGTCCTGGCGCCCGGCTACGAGCTCGTGACGGTGCGGCTGCCCGAACTGGTGCGCCACGGCAGCCACGACCGCAGCCTGATCCTGAACAGCCTGCCCTGGTTCAAGCCCGGTGCCGGGCGGGCGCTGGTCACCGCCCTGTGCGAGACCCGCTACCCCAGCGAGCAGGAGAAGGAGGCGGGGGTGACGGATGCCAAGCACGCGCTCAAAGGGCTCTTCGCCGAGCGCGGCATCCCCTCGCAGTTCATCACCATGGACTCCGATCCCGGCGATCCCTACCGGCTGAACACGCCCGAGAAGGTCGCGCGGTCCAGGGCTCTCAAAGCGGGTCTGCCGGAGCCGGACGTCGCCTACAAGGACGACCACGCGGTGCAGATCGGACTCGGCAGCCTGCACTCCGACTCCGGCATCATCGACAACCGCCTGGCCGCCACCGCCTTCCACCGCAATGCCAAGGACACTGTCCTGGACCGGGAGGCCGTGGCGGTGGGGCTGTGGACCCGCTACCACCGTTTCGATGACCGTCCCGGCCGCCCGCGCAAGCCGGCCGTGCTGGCCATCACGCTGGTCGCCATGCGCATCCCGCTCGGCGAAGACGCCTACTGGCCCACCCTCATGTACAGCGACCGGGGCTGGCTCCCCCTGGCCCAGGCCCGGGCCCTGCACCATGCCGGTCCCATCGGCAAAAGAGGACATCACCTGCGGGACGACCACGGCGGCCCGGACAACGTGCGCACCTATGTGGACGGGGCCCTGGCCGCGCTCAGGAACCAGTTCCCGATCATCGTGTTCGCCGAGGAACGTGAGCGGATCTGGCCCGGACTGTGCAACGACCGGCTCGGGGACGGCGCTGTTCCCGGGCAAAGCCTGATCGCCCAGGGGTGGGATGTGGCAGTCGTGCGGGTCGGTAACGGGCAGGGCACACCCCAGCCGTCACGGCGTACCGGCGGCGGGGGCAAGCTGCCGGCCAACCCACTGCAGCCGGTCATGCCGGAGAAGATCCTCTACCGTCACAATCAGGGGGCCGTGGTGTCCTGGCTGTTTTCCGGGCAGTCCCGCCAGCACGCCGGCGGCCAGCGCACCGGCACCCAGTACACGCGCCGCACCCTGCCCGGCGGTCAACTGGCCCAAATGGGCGCCCCGTTCCATGCCATGACCCGCACCGAATACGTCATCGCCCACCCCGGCGGCTGGCGCGAGGAACAGCTGGCAGGCCTTGCCGCACGGACCTCGGAACAGGCCGCCATGTGGGACGGGCGCACCAACCTGCCTGCGCCCCTGCACCTCGCCAAGAGCGCTGATGAAAAGCATCCCGGCTTCGTCGACCAGGAAGGGCTCAGCGAGTAG
- a CDS encoding restriction endonuclease, which yields MASREVRDLLGAKVHFAADVAIFVATTRFSPQAEAFAVENCILTLHRDFFGLWNNGTPLLSLAEVNGRGQGEARHRARWKQTYSK from the coding sequence ATCGCCAGTCGCGAAGTGCGTGATCTGCTGGGCGCGAAGGTGCATTTCGCTGCGGATGTGGCCATCTTCGTCGCCACCACACGCTTCAGCCCTCAGGCCGAGGCGTTCGCGGTCGAGAACTGCATCCTCACCCTGCACCGTGACTTCTTTGGTCTGTGGAACAACGGGACACCGTTGCTGTCTCTGGCCGAAGTCAACGGACGCGGACAGGGAGAAGCCCGCCACCGAGCACGCTGGAAACAGACGTACTCCAAGTAA
- a CDS encoding reverse transcriptase/maturase family protein produces MQNAETVLEVIRERGKKGMPLERLYRQLFNSQLFLMAYGRIYANKGAMTPGVTGETVDGMSLAKIETIIQALRSETYRWTPVKRIKIPKKNRGSRPLGLPIWSDKLVAEVVRLLLDAYYDPQFSDRSHGFRPRRGCHTALSEVANTWTGTRWFIEGDISDCFGSLDHEILLAILGEKIHDGRFLRLIDRMLKAGYLEDWRWNATLSGAPQGGIVSPLLSNIYLDRLDRFVEQELMPDYNRGDHRESNPEYLSVCAAIKRAKRRKDVSAVRELKRQRRRLPSNDPNDPGYRRLKYIRYADDWLLGFAGPRSEAEEIKERVREFLRAELRLELSVPKTLITHAVSQAARFLGYDVKVQHEDSKVTGTRRSVNGCIGLFVPREVIRQRCMLYMRRGKPACRSILIHDSDYTIMMKYQTEYRGFVQYYFLAQDVWRLHTLHWVMGASLLRTMAAKYHSTVAKMARRFNAMVETPLGPRRCFQVTVAREGKKPLIARFGGIPLQRQRGAFLSDKKPVMQHTWANELIRRLLAGHCEICESQMGLQVHHIRKMADLNKPGRPETSEWVRRMAQRRRKTLVVCEACHRAIHAGRLTTSIRNQSLESGMLRK; encoded by the coding sequence ATGCAGAACGCCGAAACTGTGCTGGAAGTCATCCGGGAACGCGGCAAGAAGGGTATGCCGCTTGAGAGGCTGTACCGACAACTTTTCAACTCGCAGTTGTTCCTGATGGCCTACGGGCGCATCTACGCCAACAAGGGTGCGATGACGCCAGGGGTCACAGGAGAGACCGTGGACGGCATGTCGCTGGCGAAGATCGAGACGATCATCCAAGCCCTGCGCTCGGAAACGTACCGGTGGACGCCAGTGAAGCGGATCAAGATCCCCAAGAAGAACCGGGGGTCAAGGCCGCTTGGTCTGCCGATCTGGTCGGACAAACTGGTGGCGGAGGTAGTCCGGCTGTTGCTGGACGCGTACTACGACCCTCAGTTTTCCGACCGGTCACACGGCTTCCGTCCCCGACGGGGATGCCATACAGCATTGTCTGAGGTGGCCAATACCTGGACCGGGACACGCTGGTTCATCGAGGGCGATATATCGGACTGCTTCGGCAGCCTGGATCACGAGATATTACTCGCGATCCTTGGAGAGAAAATCCACGATGGACGGTTCCTGCGACTGATCGACCGGATGCTTAAAGCCGGGTATTTGGAGGACTGGCGATGGAACGCAACGCTCAGTGGTGCGCCACAGGGTGGGATCGTTTCGCCGTTACTTTCCAACATATACCTGGACCGGCTGGACAGGTTCGTGGAACAGGAGTTGATGCCGGATTACAACCGGGGAGACCATCGAGAAAGCAACCCTGAGTACTTGAGTGTCTGTGCCGCGATCAAACGGGCCAAGCGCCGTAAGGATGTTTCGGCGGTTCGGGAGTTGAAGCGGCAACGCCGTCGCCTGCCGAGCAATGACCCAAACGATCCAGGGTATCGGAGGCTCAAGTACATTAGGTACGCTGACGATTGGCTCCTCGGGTTTGCGGGACCAAGATCTGAAGCTGAGGAGATCAAGGAGAGGGTTCGAGAATTCCTGAGAGCTGAGCTCAGGTTGGAACTCTCGGTTCCGAAGACATTGATCACGCACGCTGTCAGCCAGGCCGCGCGCTTCCTTGGGTATGACGTGAAGGTCCAGCATGAGGACAGCAAGGTGACTGGTACGCGCCGTTCAGTGAACGGGTGTATCGGTCTTTTTGTTCCTCGTGAGGTGATTCGGCAACGCTGCATGCTGTACATGCGCCGAGGGAAACCTGCGTGCCGTTCGATTCTGATTCATGACAGCGACTACACCATCATGATGAAGTATCAGACCGAATATCGCGGGTTCGTTCAGTACTACTTCCTGGCGCAGGACGTGTGGCGCCTACACACCCTGCACTGGGTCATGGGCGCGTCTCTGCTCAGGACCATGGCTGCGAAGTACCACTCCACCGTGGCCAAGATGGCTCGACGATTCAACGCAATGGTCGAGACCCCCTTGGGCCCGCGGCGGTGCTTTCAGGTCACGGTCGCCCGGGAAGGGAAGAAGCCGCTGATCGCCCGCTTCGGCGGGATTCCCCTGCAACGACAGCGCGGAGCCTTCCTCTCGGACAAGAAGCCGGTCATGCAGCACACATGGGCGAACGAGCTCATTCGTCGGCTGCTGGCCGGGCACTGCGAGATCTGCGAATCCCAGATGGGGCTGCAAGTCCACCACATCCGGAAGATGGCTGATCTCAACAAGCCCGGCAGGCCGGAGACTTCCGAGTGGGTCCGCCGGATGGCACAACGGCGACGCAAGACGCTGGTGGTCTGCGAAGCCTGTCACCGTGCCATTCACGCAGGTCGGCTCACAACCTCAATCCGGAATCAGTCACTGGAGAGCGGGATGTTGCGAAAGTGA
- a CDS encoding ISAs1 family transposase codes for MPSCPTLPTPRQLAEQQGLVLEELCTSERLPSLLEAVRAVPDPRTSHLVTYAWPMLLGLVACAMLCGVRSVRGVVRWASGQGAGILSALEVPAGDPDRLPVATTLTRALARVDADALDAAVGAFVQAHSADPLAGIAGDPPVLQLAADGKTVRGARDSEGLQLHLLGVYQVDPGVMLAQREMRHKPHETLHFTAALDLIADITGAIVTADALHTVADHARYLHSRGAFGLFPVKENRAALFARLDALGWDETTNAAITVHRTEEANSGRHEIRIVRVQPLAPGQVNFPHATRALLVERYTTGRGDGKIHADAELGITTALSTVADTSVLARCVRGQWAIEAQHFVRDVTFGEDACRARTGSLPRALATFRSLAISLAHLAGWTNNAAAHDHYRNHPADALRELGLTT; via the coding sequence ATGCCATCCTGCCCGACCCTGCCCACGCCGCGTCAACTCGCCGAGCAGCAGGGCCTCGTTCTCGAGGAGTTGTGCACGTCCGAGCGGCTGCCGTCGCTGCTGGAGGCGGTCCGGGCCGTGCCCGACCCGCGCACATCGCACCTGGTCACGTACGCCTGGCCGATGCTGCTGGGCCTGGTCGCCTGCGCCATGCTGTGCGGGGTGCGCTCGGTGCGCGGAGTGGTCCGCTGGGCGAGCGGGCAGGGCGCGGGCATCCTGTCCGCGCTCGAAGTCCCCGCCGGCGACCCGGACAGGCTGCCGGTGGCCACCACCCTCACCCGCGCGCTGGCCCGGGTGGACGCCGACGCGCTGGACGCCGCCGTCGGTGCGTTCGTCCAGGCCCACTCCGCCGACCCGCTGGCCGGCATCGCCGGAGATCCGCCCGTGCTGCAGCTGGCCGCGGACGGCAAGACCGTGCGCGGCGCCCGCGACAGCGAGGGCCTGCAGCTGCACCTGCTCGGCGTCTACCAGGTCGACCCCGGCGTGATGCTCGCCCAGCGCGAAATGCGCCACAAACCGCACGAGACCCTCCACTTCACCGCCGCCCTGGACCTGATCGCCGACATCACCGGCGCGATCGTCACCGCCGACGCCCTGCACACCGTCGCCGACCACGCCCGCTACCTGCACTCACGCGGCGCCTTCGGCCTCTTCCCCGTCAAGGAGAACCGCGCCGCCCTGTTCGCCCGGCTCGACGCGCTCGGCTGGGACGAGACCACCAACGCGGCCATCACCGTGCACCGCACCGAGGAGGCCAACTCGGGTCGGCATGAGATCAGGATCGTGCGCGTGCAGCCCCTCGCACCGGGCCAGGTGAACTTCCCACACGCCACGCGGGCCCTGCTCGTGGAGCGGTACACCACCGGCCGCGGCGACGGGAAGATCCACGCAGACGCCGAACTCGGCATCACCACCGCCCTGTCCACCGTCGCCGACACGTCCGTCCTCGCCCGCTGCGTACGTGGCCAGTGGGCCATCGAGGCCCAGCACTTCGTCCGCGACGTGACCTTCGGGGAGGACGCCTGCCGGGCCCGCACCGGCAGCCTGCCCCGCGCCCTCGCGACCTTCCGCAGCCTGGCGATCAGCCTCGCCCACCTCGCCGGATGGACCAACAACGCCGCCGCCCACGACCACTACCGCAACCACCCCGCCGACGCCCTACGCGAACTCGGTCTCACCACATGA
- a CDS encoding restriction endonuclease: MAAKRKGKVARRRRTAWNKAAAGALAALVLLGLLRPTLLLYLGAPLAAAGIGWMVWRLWRTDRLLRSRDTAWRREEEIAAGQRTLAAIDVMSGTEFEEVVAELCRRDGCTQVRRVGGSGDNGADVLGSLPDGRTMVIQCNCAVWRFDVSPAQLGGIWRNIPGSPGLLDRESGRGQQHARKAEAAL, encoded by the coding sequence ATGGCGGCCAAACGCAAGGGCAAGGTGGCGCGCAGACGGCGCACCGCCTGGAACAAAGCGGCAGCAGGAGCGCTTGCCGCGCTGGTCCTGCTAGGTCTGCTGCGGCCGACGTTGTTGCTGTACCTCGGCGCCCCGCTTGCCGCCGCAGGAATCGGCTGGATGGTATGGCGGCTGTGGCGTACCGACCGGCTGCTGCGCAGCAGGGACACTGCCTGGAGGCGGGAGGAGGAGATCGCGGCGGGACAGCGGACGCTGGCTGCCATCGACGTCATGTCCGGCACGGAGTTCGAGGAAGTGGTGGCCGAGTTATGCCGCCGTGACGGTTGCACGCAGGTGCGCCGGGTGGGCGGGAGCGGGGACAACGGAGCCGACGTGCTCGGCTCGCTGCCCGATGGCCGGACCATGGTGATCCAGTGCAATTGCGCCGTGTGGCGCTTCGATGTATCCCCAGCTCAATTGGGAGGAATTTGGAGAAACATTCCTGGGTCGCCTGGCTTACTTGATCGCGAAAGCGGGAGAGGACAACAGCATGCCAGGAAAGCGGAGGCTGCCCTGTGA
- a CDS encoding DEAD/DEAH box helicase, with translation MPTPPLVLRPHQKEAVGAAVRTLTQHPRASVIAACGTGKTLIAARTAARIAPLGRILVLLPTLDLLSQTIRSWRLAGRKGTAIAVCSQRQALAHEPFGSDIPLTTDPTELAALVGQSSPGPVTVYATYASLPAVIAAHRDHRLLAWGLVVVDEAHRTAGRLGKAWAAVHHDDQVPAARRLYLTATPRIWDPDDAPDGDEAQAAASMDDETIFGPVAYHLNLSDAIDLGLLADYQILVPVVTDADLRDWLATGAGAGVDGLHLAGRQVAALRAIHDHKLRRILTFHHRVADARAFATTLTETAAALPALLRPQGLWADWVSGSHAPQVRRRLLLEFTSHTSPDTPAVLSNARVLGEGIDVPDIDAVVFVDPKNSPVDTVQAVGRALRQHPGAGKKATLVVPVYLTPDEDPDDLLGADAYTPLWRTIQALRSHDDRLDARLSDPRTHRPTILAEDPEAWLRFDHPVQAEEVALALSLRVLAPKSAEWRRGLTAARRFRHTHHHLDVPQTYEDPTGYPLGRWLTWQRHLHTKDTLDAVRVQALERLGIIWDPRQQAFDRALAHATAYAARHGHLAAPVDEIHDGFPLGRWLAAQRTRAETLTDQRATALTALDRWWNPPWPITWQRACHAARQSRAANKTTAETERWLATQRARSDRLRPEQKSLLKELGLLELPDTSALPATESRLPARERAFQRGLAAARAFRAREGHLNVPQRHIEKIEGDPVRLGQWLSNLRRRRSGLTPQRQAALAELGLQAGEST, from the coding sequence ATGCCCACCCCACCCCTAGTCCTGCGGCCCCATCAGAAGGAAGCCGTCGGCGCAGCCGTCCGCACCCTCACCCAGCACCCCCGCGCGAGCGTGATCGCGGCCTGCGGCACCGGAAAGACCCTCATCGCGGCCCGCACCGCGGCCCGCATCGCCCCGCTCGGACGCATCCTGGTGCTGCTGCCGACCCTGGACCTGTTGTCCCAGACGATCCGTTCATGGCGCCTGGCCGGCCGCAAAGGCACCGCCATCGCCGTGTGCTCCCAACGCCAGGCCCTGGCCCACGAGCCCTTCGGCAGCGACATCCCCCTCACCACTGACCCCACCGAACTGGCCGCCCTGGTCGGGCAGTCCAGTCCCGGCCCGGTCACCGTCTACGCCACCTACGCCTCCCTGCCCGCCGTCATCGCCGCCCACCGCGACCACCGTCTGCTCGCCTGGGGCCTGGTGGTCGTCGACGAAGCCCACCGCACCGCGGGCCGCCTGGGCAAGGCCTGGGCCGCCGTCCACCACGACGACCAGGTGCCCGCCGCCCGCCGCCTCTACCTGACCGCCACCCCCCGCATCTGGGACCCCGACGACGCCCCGGACGGTGACGAAGCACAGGCAGCGGCCTCCATGGACGACGAAACCATCTTCGGCCCCGTCGCCTACCACCTCAACCTCTCCGACGCCATCGATCTCGGGCTGCTCGCCGACTACCAGATCCTCGTCCCCGTCGTCACCGATGCGGATCTGCGTGACTGGCTGGCCACCGGAGCCGGCGCGGGCGTCGACGGCCTGCACCTGGCCGGCCGCCAGGTCGCCGCCCTGCGCGCCATCCACGACCACAAGCTGCGCCGCATCCTGACCTTCCATCACCGTGTCGCCGACGCCCGAGCCTTCGCCACCACCCTGACCGAGACAGCCGCCGCCCTCCCCGCACTCCTGCGCCCCCAAGGGTTGTGGGCGGACTGGGTCAGCGGCAGCCACGCCCCGCAGGTCCGCCGCCGTCTCCTGCTCGAATTCACCTCCCACACCAGCCCCGACACTCCGGCCGTCCTGTCCAACGCCCGCGTGCTGGGGGAAGGCATCGACGTCCCCGACATCGACGCCGTGGTCTTCGTCGACCCCAAGAACAGCCCCGTCGACACCGTCCAGGCCGTCGGCCGCGCCCTGCGCCAGCACCCCGGCGCCGGCAAGAAAGCCACCCTCGTCGTCCCCGTCTACCTCACCCCCGACGAAGACCCCGACGACCTCCTCGGCGCCGACGCCTACACCCCGCTCTGGCGCACCATCCAGGCCCTGCGCTCCCACGACGACCGCCTCGACGCCCGCCTGTCCGACCCGCGCACCCACCGCCCCACCATCCTTGCCGAGGACCCCGAAGCCTGGCTGCGCTTCGATCACCCGGTCCAGGCCGAGGAAGTCGCCCTCGCCCTGTCCCTGCGCGTCCTGGCCCCCAAGAGCGCCGAATGGCGCCGCGGCCTCACCGCGGCCCGCCGCTTCCGCCACACCCACCACCACCTCGACGTCCCCCAGACCTACGAAGACCCCACCGGCTACCCCCTGGGACGCTGGCTGACCTGGCAACGCCACCTGCACACCAAGGACACGCTCGACGCCGTACGCGTCCAGGCCCTCGAGCGCCTCGGCATCATCTGGGACCCCCGCCAGCAGGCCTTCGACCGCGCACTGGCCCACGCCACCGCCTACGCCGCCCGCCACGGCCACCTCGCCGCCCCCGTCGACGAGATCCACGACGGCTTCCCCCTCGGCCGCTGGCTGGCCGCCCAGCGCACCCGCGCCGAGACCCTCACCGACCAGCGCGCCACCGCCCTCACCGCCCTGGACCGGTGGTGGAACCCGCCCTGGCCGATCACCTGGCAACGGGCCTGCCACGCCGCCCGTCAGAGCCGGGCAGCGAACAAGACGACCGCCGAGACAGAGAGATGGCTGGCCACCCAGCGCGCCCGCTCCGACCGCCTGCGCCCTGAACAGAAGTCACTGCTCAAGGAGTTGGGACTTCTCGAACTGCCCGACACGTCCGCCCTCCCGGCAACGGAGAGCCGCCTGCCGGCGCGCGAGCGTGCCTTCCAGCGCGGGCTGGCCGCCGCACGGGCTTTCCGCGCACGCGAAGGCCATCTCAACGTCCCCCAGCGTCACATCGAGAAGATCGAGGGCGACCCCGTGCGCCTGGGCCAGTGGCTGAGCAACCTGCGCCGCCGCCGCTCCGGCCTCACCCCGCAGAGGCAAGCAGCCCTGGCCGAACTCGGCCTGCAAGCAGGCGAATCCACCTGA
- a CDS encoding AAA domain-containing protein — translation MTETSAADLSRQAVDHILTALTATSHRGVVVDSPPGAGKTTLVVDAAQNLIRPRHPCMIVAQTNAQVDDLATRLARRAPELTVARLSGQSYRLPARLHDWLHVLPNLTITTDAPRAASADVVVATASKWATVQGWHREWAIVDEAYQMRSDALLKIAHLSDRSLFVGDPGQLDPFSAIPTERWMGLPHDPMASAVAVLLKMNPDLPVLSLPVSWRLPASAAALISDAFYLTPFRAGTDAGTRRLTFAIAGVRGGAVDQTVELAARTGWALHELPACHTGRIDSQAAHAAISIAQRLLAREATAYCEDHPAGRPLEARDIAIGTAHRDQAGYLQQLLRADPRLDGIDVDTANRLQGREYAVTIVLHPLSGRRDTSSFHLEAGRLCVLTSRHRHACIVVARAGIDRLLDDHPTNEPVHLGVDAKFPDGWEAHQHVLHHLTGHRIRA, via the coding sequence ATGACCGAGACATCCGCCGCCGACCTCTCCCGCCAGGCCGTCGACCACATCCTCACCGCCCTGACCGCCACCTCCCACCGAGGTGTCGTGGTCGACTCGCCGCCGGGCGCCGGCAAGACCACCCTGGTCGTCGACGCGGCCCAGAACCTGATCCGTCCGCGCCACCCCTGCATGATCGTCGCCCAGACCAATGCCCAGGTCGACGACCTCGCCACCCGCCTCGCCCGGCGCGCGCCCGAGCTGACCGTGGCCCGCCTGAGCGGCCAGTCCTACCGGCTGCCCGCCCGGCTGCACGACTGGCTGCACGTCCTACCGAACCTGACCATCACCACCGACGCCCCCCGCGCCGCGTCCGCCGACGTGGTGGTGGCGACCGCGAGTAAGTGGGCCACCGTCCAGGGCTGGCACCGGGAATGGGCCATCGTGGACGAGGCCTACCAGATGCGCTCCGACGCCCTCCTGAAGATCGCCCACCTCTCTGACCGGTCTCTCTTCGTCGGCGACCCCGGCCAGCTCGACCCCTTCTCCGCCATCCCCACCGAGCGCTGGATGGGCCTGCCGCACGACCCGATGGCCAGCGCCGTGGCGGTGCTGCTGAAAATGAACCCCGACCTGCCCGTCCTGAGCCTGCCCGTCTCCTGGCGCCTGCCCGCCTCCGCCGCCGCCCTGATCTCCGACGCCTTCTACCTCACCCCCTTCCGCGCCGGCACCGATGCCGGTACCCGCCGGCTCACCTTCGCCATCGCAGGTGTGCGCGGCGGCGCCGTCGACCAAACCGTGGAGCTCGCCGCCCGCACCGGATGGGCCCTGCACGAACTACCCGCCTGCCACACTGGCCGCATCGACTCCCAGGCAGCCCACGCCGCGATCAGCATCGCGCAGCGCCTGCTGGCCCGCGAGGCCACCGCCTACTGCGAAGACCACCCCGCCGGCCGGCCTCTTGAGGCTCGCGACATCGCCATCGGCACCGCCCACCGCGACCAGGCCGGATACCTTCAGCAACTCCTGCGCGCCGATCCCCGCCTGGACGGGATCGACGTCGACACCGCCAACCGTCTCCAGGGACGCGAGTACGCCGTCACCATCGTGCTGCACCCGCTGTCCGGACGCCGCGACACCTCAAGCTTCCACCTCGAAGCCGGCCGCCTGTGCGTACTGACCTCACGCCACCGGCATGCCTGCATCGTCGTCGCCCGCGCCGGCATCGACCGCCTCCTGGACGACCACCCCACCAACGAACCCGTCCACCTCGGCGTCGACGCCAAATTCCCCGACGGCTGGGAAGCCCACCAGCACGTCCTCCACCACCTCACCGGCCACCGCATCCGCGCCTGA